The Prevotella fusca JCM 17724 genome includes a window with the following:
- a CDS encoding DUF4954 family protein, whose amino-acid sequence MQYRSLTREEIETLENNNCWAEDWSQVKVVEEGFQAKFFHRVMFYGDIRLGSFQKDVEITKGFFKHSGINDATLRNVTVGNDCLIEKIGNYINNYTIGNDCLISNISVMETTEGATYGEGNLISVLNEVGDGNVIFFHDLNSQFAAFMVKHFNDKDLKNAIRRLVSEEIARTNPERGTIGNSVKIVNTKEITNTVIQDDCEISGASRLSDCTILSSEYASVYIGTGVICENSIISDGSSIVNSVKMQDCFIGEACQIVNGFTASQSVFFANSFMANGEACAAFCGPFCASHHKSSLLIGGMFSFYNAGSGTNFSNHAYKMGPMHWGILERGTKTASGSYLLMPATIGTFSVCFGKLMHHPNTTALPFSYLIAEADKMFLVPGRNITTVGLYRDIRKWPKRDMRPQQTQKSIVNFDWLSPFSVGDVLQGKKILENLRQASGDNVSSYNYHEYVINASSLRKGIKYYDIALRIYMGAVLKRAHKWGFFGKPETEVGTGRWDDLSGLLLPVSEEQRLIDDIKNGSLETIQEVIERFREINDNYRVYQWAWTYRLILEYYDIEEITPEDDARIKKDYIEARRAWIAEIKKDAEKEFEMGDVAREVFESFVNSLDHEIDFEN is encoded by the coding sequence ATGCAATACCGTTCCCTTACCCGTGAAGAGATTGAGACACTGGAGAATAACAACTGCTGGGCAGAAGACTGGAGCCAGGTGAAGGTTGTTGAGGAAGGATTCCAGGCGAAGTTCTTCCACCGTGTCATGTTCTATGGTGACATCCGGCTGGGAAGTTTCCAGAAAGATGTTGAGATAACAAAAGGGTTCTTCAAACATTCCGGCATCAATGATGCGACCCTTCGCAATGTGACTGTCGGGAACGACTGTCTGATTGAGAAGATTGGGAACTATATCAACAATTATACGATTGGCAACGACTGTCTTATCTCCAACATCTCGGTCATGGAGACAACGGAGGGGGCTACATACGGAGAAGGCAACCTTATCTCGGTGCTGAACGAGGTGGGCGACGGAAATGTAATCTTCTTCCATGACCTCAACAGCCAGTTCGCAGCCTTCATGGTGAAGCATTTCAACGATAAAGACCTCAAGAATGCCATCCGAAGACTGGTTTCGGAAGAGATTGCACGCACAAATCCTGAACGTGGCACGATCGGTAACAGCGTGAAGATTGTCAACACGAAAGAGATTACGAATACTGTAATACAGGACGACTGTGAGATTTCCGGCGCAAGTCGTCTGAGTGACTGTACCATTCTCAGCTCTGAATATGCCAGCGTCTATATCGGCACGGGGGTCATCTGCGAGAACTCCATCATATCAGACGGCTCAAGCATTGTGAACAGTGTGAAGATGCAGGACTGCTTCATTGGCGAGGCATGTCAGATTGTTAATGGCTTCACGGCATCACAGAGCGTATTCTTCGCCAATTCATTCATGGCAAACGGCGAGGCATGTGCAGCCTTCTGCGGACCGTTCTGTGCTTCTCACCACAAGAGTTCGCTGCTCATCGGTGGTATGTTCTCGTTCTATAATGCGGGTTCTGGCACCAACTTCTCCAATCATGCGTATAAGATGGGACCGATGCACTGGGGCATTCTGGAGCGTGGAACGAAGACGGCAAGCGGCAGTTATCTGCTGATGCCTGCGACAATCGGAACTTTCTCCGTCTGTTTCGGTAAGCTGATGCACCACCCCAACACCACTGCCCTACCCTTCTCCTACCTTATTGCCGAGGCTGACAAGATGTTCCTCGTGCCGGGTCGCAATATAACTACCGTCGGACTTTACCGTGACATTCGCAAGTGGCCGAAGCGTGACATGCGTCCACAGCAGACACAGAAGAGTATTGTCAACTTCGACTGGCTCTCTCCTTTCTCTGTCGGTGATGTTCTACAAGGCAAGAAGATACTTGAAAATCTGCGTCAGGCAAGCGGTGACAACGTTTCATCTTATAACTACCATGAGTATGTCATCAATGCCAGCAGCCTGCGCAAAGGCATCAAATACTATGACATTGCATTACGCATCTACATGGGTGCCGTGCTGAAGCGGGCACACAAGTGGGGCTTCTTTGGCAAGCCGGAGACTGAAGTGGGTACTGGAAGATGGGATGACCTGTCGGGGCTTCTGCTCCCTGTATCGGAAGAACAGCGCCTGATTGACGACATCAAGAACGGCAGTCTGGAGACTATCCAGGAGGTTATTGAACGCTTCCGGGAAATCAATGACAATTACCGTGTCTATCAGTGGGCATGGACTTACCGCCTGATCTTGGAATACTATGACATCGAGGAGATTACTCCCGAGGATGACGCACGTATCAAGAAGGATTATATCGAAGCACGTCGGGCATGGATTGCTGAGATTAAAAAGGATGCCGAGAAGGAGTTTGAGATGGGCGATGTAGCCAGAGAGGTGTTCGAGTCGTTCGTCAACAGCCTCGACCATGAGATTGACTTTGAGAATTAA
- a CDS encoding M16 family metallopeptidase translates to MRKHSLNRTLMKGLSLGIFFLLATLTVHAQHYSYESVPNDPMQTRIYTLKNGLKIYLSVNKEKPRVQTYIAVRTGSRNDPKETTGLAHYLEHLMFKGTTHFGSSNVEAERPYLDSIEARFEQYRHITDPAARKQWYHQIDSISQLAARYNIPNEYDKMMTAIGSEGTNAYTSNDVTCYVENIPSNELDTWAKVQGDRFQNMVIRGFHTELEAVYEEYNIGLTSDWRKMYAALFAKLFPTHPYGTQTTIGLGEHLKNPSITNIKNYFNKYYVPNNVAICLSGDLNPDETVAIIEKYFGTWKPSAHIDVPQFPVQPALTAPVDTTVIGKEAPTFFMGWRADAGNSLQMDTLEIVAQLLSNGQAGLFDLNLNQKLKVQEVGAGVTDMNDYSVFYLYGQPKSGQTLQEARALALSEIEKLKKGAFSDDLLPSIINNYKRYYYTQLDNNQFRANQYVDAFINHKDWKQEVDKLNRISKLTKAELVRFANKFLGNNFACVYKEQGNDTTIKKVEKPSITPIPTNNDKQSDFLKEIVNTKTTPIQPQFVDYKRDLTKATTKKGLPVLYKQDTSNDLFTLCFVVPYGDEHNPMLSYAAGYLDYLGTNKLSNEQIKQQFYKLACDYSISERNEVSYITLSGLNSNLPQALALLNNLLNNAKVDKEAYELYVEQILKSRSDKKANQKANFAALRNYVTYGKYNPTRNIPSEQELKSMNPQELLNLLKNLKNYKQTVLYYGPSSLKAVDQLVSKTILSPKKFAEVPAIKRYKEEATPQNEVIIAPYDAKNIYMVQLHNENKLWSADHAPIIALFNEYFGGGMNAIVFQELREARGLAYSASAVYASPYRLGGNESFYTYIITQNDKMMDCVTEFNKLLNSVPVRQSGFDLAKQSLMKSLASARTTKYSILTSYLAAQRLGLDYSLSEKIYNALPSLQLQDVINFEKENIANKPFKYIILGDEKELDLKALEKIAPIKRVTTEEIFGY, encoded by the coding sequence ATGAGAAAACATTCCCTTAACCGCACCCTCATGAAGGGACTCAGCTTAGGAATATTCTTCCTGTTGGCCACTCTGACGGTTCATGCACAGCATTACAGCTATGAAAGTGTACCGAATGACCCGATGCAGACACGTATCTACACACTGAAAAACGGTCTGAAAATCTATCTGTCTGTCAATAAAGAGAAGCCACGTGTGCAGACTTACATCGCCGTACGCACTGGTTCACGCAATGACCCGAAGGAAACAACGGGACTGGCACACTATCTGGAGCACCTTATGTTCAAGGGTACAACCCACTTTGGTTCGTCAAACGTGGAGGCTGAACGTCCTTACCTTGACTCTATCGAGGCTCGTTTCGAGCAGTATCGGCACATCACTGACCCTGCTGCACGCAAGCAGTGGTACCATCAGATTGACTCAATCTCACAGCTCGCAGCCCGCTACAACATCCCGAACGAGTACGACAAGATGATGACTGCCATCGGTAGTGAGGGTACAAACGCCTACACTTCTAATGACGTAACTTGCTATGTAGAGAATATTCCATCTAATGAGTTGGACACTTGGGCAAAGGTTCAGGGTGATCGCTTCCAGAATATGGTTATCCGTGGCTTCCACACAGAGTTGGAGGCGGTATATGAGGAGTATAACATAGGTCTTACCAGCGACTGGCGCAAGATGTATGCAGCACTCTTTGCAAAGCTATTCCCTACCCATCCTTATGGAACACAGACTACTATCGGTCTTGGTGAGCACTTGAAGAACCCTTCAATCACCAACATCAAGAACTATTTTAACAAATACTACGTACCAAACAACGTGGCAATTTGTCTCTCTGGTGACCTTAATCCAGACGAGACTGTAGCCATCATTGAGAAGTATTTCGGTACTTGGAAGCCAAGTGCACATATTGATGTGCCACAGTTCCCAGTACAACCAGCCCTAACAGCACCAGTAGATACGACTGTTATCGGTAAGGAAGCTCCAACCTTCTTCATGGGTTGGCGCGCTGATGCTGGCAATTCTTTGCAGATGGATACATTAGAGATTGTTGCGCAACTGCTTTCTAACGGACAGGCTGGACTCTTCGACCTCAACCTTAACCAGAAGTTGAAGGTACAGGAAGTCGGTGCAGGAGTAACCGACATGAATGACTATTCTGTCTTCTATCTCTATGGACAGCCAAAGAGCGGACAAACTTTACAAGAGGCACGTGCCCTCGCTTTGTCAGAAATCGAGAAGCTCAAGAAGGGCGCATTCTCTGATGATCTTCTTCCATCTATCATCAACAACTACAAGCGTTACTACTATACACAGCTGGATAACAACCAGTTCCGTGCAAATCAGTACGTGGATGCTTTCATCAACCATAAAGACTGGAAGCAGGAGGTTGATAAACTCAATCGTATTTCAAAGCTAACCAAGGCTGAACTTGTAAGATTTGCTAACAAATTCCTTGGCAACAACTTCGCTTGTGTCTATAAGGAGCAGGGCAACGACACCACTATCAAGAAGGTGGAGAAGCCATCTATCACTCCTATCCCTACCAATAACGACAAACAGAGTGACTTCTTGAAGGAGATTGTAAACACGAAGACAACTCCTATACAGCCACAGTTTGTTGACTACAAGCGTGACCTTACCAAGGCTACAACAAAGAAGGGGCTGCCTGTTCTCTATAAGCAGGACACATCAAACGACCTCTTTACACTTTGTTTCGTAGTTCCTTACGGTGACGAACACAACCCAATGCTCAGCTATGCGGCAGGTTATCTTGACTATTTAGGTACAAACAAGCTCAGCAACGAGCAGATTAAGCAGCAGTTCTACAAGTTAGCTTGCGACTATAGCATCTCTGAAAGAAACGAGGTTTCGTACATCACATTAAGTGGTCTCAACTCTAACCTGCCTCAGGCACTTGCACTCTTGAACAACTTGCTCAACAATGCAAAGGTTGACAAGGAGGCTTACGAACTCTATGTAGAGCAGATCCTGAAGTCACGTAGTGACAAGAAGGCTAACCAGAAGGCCAACTTCGCAGCCCTCAGAAACTATGTTACTTACGGAAAGTACAACCCTACTCGCAATATTCCAAGCGAACAGGAGTTGAAGTCAATGAACCCACAGGAGCTCCTTAACCTGCTTAAGAATTTGAAGAACTACAAGCAGACAGTGCTCTACTATGGTCCTTCAAGTCTGAAAGCGGTTGACCAGCTTGTCAGCAAGACAATCCTTTCGCCAAAGAAGTTCGCTGAAGTCCCTGCTATCAAGCGCTATAAAGAGGAGGCAACACCACAGAACGAGGTTATCATTGCCCCATACGATGCAAAGAACATCTATATGGTTCAGCTCCATAACGAGAACAAGTTGTGGTCAGCTGACCATGCACCAATCATCGCACTCTTCAACGAGTACTTCGGAGGTGGTATGAACGCAATCGTCTTCCAGGAGTTGCGTGAGGCACGTGGTTTGGCTTATTCAGCTTCAGCTGTCTATGCTTCGCCTTACCGTTTAGGAGGTAATGAGAGCTTCTACACCTACATCATCACACAGAATGACAAGATGATGGACTGCGTAACAGAGTTCAACAAGTTGCTCAACAGCGTACCAGTACGTCAGAGTGGCTTCGATCTTGCAAAGCAAAGTCTAATGAAGAGCCTTGCTTCTGCACGTACGACAAAGTACTCCATCCTCACATCTTATCTTGCAGCACAGCGTTTAGGTCTTGACTATTCATTGAGTGAGAAGATTTACAATGCCCTTCCAAGTCTGCAGCTTCAGGATGTTATCAACTTCGAGAAGGAGAATATTGCCAACAAGCCATTCAAGTATATCATCCTCGGTGATGAGAAAGAGCTTGATCTCAAGGCGTTGGAGAAGATTGCACCTATCAAGAGAGTGACAACAGAGGAAATCTTCGGCTATTAA
- a CDS encoding fumarate hydratase has protein sequence MAEFKYAPMFQLGKDDTEYRLVSKEGISVGEFEGKEILKVSKEALTLLAQEAFHDCEFTLRRAHNEQVAKILTDPDASENDKYVALQFLRNAETAAKGVLPFCQDTGTAIIHGEKGQQVWTGFEDEEALSRGVFNTFTEENLRYSQNAPLNMYDEVNTKCNLPAQIDIEAVEGAEYRFVMVAKGGGSANKTYFYPMTKATIQNEGTLIPFLVEKMKSLGTAACPPYHICFVIGGTSAEKNLLTVKLGSIKYYDNLPTTGDETGRAFRDIDLEEKLLKEAHKIGLGAQFGGKYLAHDIRIIRLPRHGASCPIGMGVSCSADRNIKAKINKDGIWLEKMDTNPSELIPEEYRKPGEGAKGIEIDLDKGMDAVRAELTKYPVSTRVNLKGTIIVARDIAHAKLKARLDAGEELPEYFKNYPVLYAGPAKTPEGYPCGSMGPTTANRMDPYVDEFQAHGASLVMIAKGNRTQAVTDACQKHGGFYLGTIGGVAAVLSQSSIKSIECVEYPELGMEAVWKITVEDFPAFILVDDKGHDFFKELKPWTGCSCEK, from the coding sequence ATGGCTGAATTCAAATATGCCCCAATGTTCCAATTGGGCAAGGATGACACCGAGTACCGCCTGGTATCAAAGGAAGGTATCAGCGTCGGTGAGTTTGAAGGTAAAGAAATCCTGAAGGTTAGCAAGGAAGCACTTACCTTGCTGGCACAGGAGGCGTTCCACGACTGTGAGTTCACACTCCGCCGTGCGCATAATGAGCAGGTTGCAAAGATTCTGACCGACCCGGATGCGTCAGAGAACGACAAGTACGTTGCTCTCCAGTTCCTCCGCAATGCTGAAACAGCAGCAAAGGGCGTGCTGCCTTTCTGCCAGGACACGGGTACTGCCATCATTCACGGCGAGAAGGGTCAGCAGGTTTGGACTGGTTTCGAGGATGAGGAGGCACTCTCCCGTGGCGTGTTCAACACCTTTACAGAGGAGAATCTCCGCTACTCACAGAATGCTCCGCTCAATATGTACGATGAGGTGAATACAAAGTGTAACCTCCCCGCACAGATTGACATCGAGGCTGTTGAGGGCGCAGAATATCGTTTCGTAATGGTAGCTAAGGGTGGTGGCTCTGCTAACAAGACCTACTTCTACCCGATGACCAAGGCAACTATCCAGAACGAGGGCACTCTCATTCCTTTCCTCGTTGAGAAGATGAAGAGTCTCGGTACGGCGGCTTGTCCTCCTTACCACATCTGCTTCGTAATCGGTGGTACTTCAGCAGAGAAGAACCTCCTCACCGTTAAGCTCGGAAGTATCAAGTATTACGATAATCTTCCTACTACCGGCGACGAGACAGGACGTGCTTTCCGCGACATCGACCTCGAGGAGAAACTTCTCAAGGAAGCTCACAAAATCGGTCTCGGAGCACAGTTCGGTGGTAAGTATCTTGCTCATGACATCCGCATCATCCGTCTGCCACGCCACGGTGCAAGCTGCCCTATCGGTATGGGCGTCAGCTGTTCTGCCGACCGTAACATCAAGGCAAAGATCAACAAGGACGGTATTTGGTTGGAGAAGATGGACACCAACCCGAGCGAGTTGATTCCAGAAGAGTACCGCAAGCCGGGAGAAGGTGCGAAGGGCATTGAGATTGACCTCGACAAGGGTATGGATGCTGTTCGTGCTGAGCTGACAAAGTACCCGGTTTCAACCCGTGTCAACCTCAAGGGTACCATCATCGTTGCCCGTGACATCGCTCACGCTAAGCTCAAGGCACGCCTGGATGCAGGCGAGGAGCTGCCAGAGTACTTCAAGAACTACCCTGTCCTCTATGCCGGACCAGCTAAGACTCCAGAGGGCTACCCATGTGGTTCAATGGGTCCTACCACTGCCAACCGTATGGACCCATACGTTGATGAGTTCCAGGCACACGGTGCATCACTCGTGATGATTGCTAAGGGTAACCGCACACAGGCTGTGACAGACGCCTGCCAGAAGCATGGCGGCTTCTACCTCGGTACTATCGGTGGTGTTGCTGCCGTTCTCTCACAGAGCAGTATCAAGAGCATTGAGTGCGTAGAGTATCCAGAACTTGGTATGGAAGCCGTATGGAAGATTACCGTTGAGGACTTCCCTGCCTTCATCCTCGTTGACGACAAGGGGCACGACTTCTTCAAGGAACTGAAGCCTTGGACGGGCTGCAGCTGTGAGAAATAA
- the aroB gene encoding 3-dehydroquinate synthase has protein sequence MGQNIIISKQFKSELATAISECENDKTFVLVDETTREKCWELIKDEFCLKQAQVISIGTTDGNKTLDTLAYVWQALQLGGATRHSLLINLGGGMVTDLGGFAASTFKRGINFINIPTTLLAMVDASVGGKTGINFGGLKNEIGVFSDAGFVLLNTEWLRTLDAENIRSGYAEMLKHGLIADEEMWAELVGFNLAQPDLQQLAVMLGKSVRVKERIVEEDPHEKGLRKALNLGHTFGHAFESWSMKRNPVLHGYAVAFGLIAELYLSVVNTGFPIERMRQTVSFIREYYGSLRITCNDYPDLIDFMHHDKKNRGDEINVTLLGAVGDVRIDQSVSEEEVKEALDFLREG, from the coding sequence ATGGGACAGAATATTATTATATCAAAGCAATTCAAGAGTGAATTGGCTACAGCCATCTCAGAATGTGAGAATGACAAGACTTTCGTACTCGTCGATGAGACGACACGTGAGAAGTGCTGGGAACTTATCAAGGACGAGTTCTGTCTGAAACAGGCGCAGGTGATTAGTATCGGTACGACTGACGGCAATAAAACGCTCGACACGCTTGCCTATGTATGGCAGGCATTGCAGCTGGGCGGTGCAACACGTCACTCCCTGCTGATCAATCTTGGAGGCGGTATGGTGACCGACCTTGGTGGCTTTGCTGCTTCAACCTTCAAACGTGGTATCAACTTCATCAATATTCCGACGACACTCCTTGCAATGGTGGATGCCAGTGTAGGAGGCAAGACAGGTATCAACTTCGGTGGATTGAAGAATGAAATCGGTGTTTTCAGTGATGCCGGCTTTGTTCTTCTTAATACCGAATGGCTCAGAACACTGGATGCAGAAAACATCCGCAGCGGTTATGCTGAGATGTTGAAACACGGTCTGATAGCCGATGAGGAGATGTGGGCAGAGCTGGTCGGCTTCAATCTTGCGCAGCCTGACCTACAACAGCTTGCCGTAATGCTTGGCAAGAGTGTCCGTGTGAAGGAGCGTATTGTTGAGGAAGACCCACATGAGAAAGGTCTGCGAAAAGCACTGAATCTTGGCCATACCTTTGGTCATGCCTTTGAGTCATGGTCAATGAAACGTAATCCTGTCCTTCATGGTTATGCTGTTGCTTTCGGGCTGATAGCTGAACTTTATCTGTCTGTCGTGAATACTGGTTTCCCAATCGAGCGGATGCGGCAGACGGTCAGTTTCATCCGGGAGTATTACGGTTCGCTGCGAATTACCTGCAATGATTATCCAGACCTCATTGATTTCATGCACCATGACAAGAAAAACCGTGGTGATGAAATCAATGTAACACTTCTGGGTGCTGTCGGTGATGTCCGCATTGACCAGTCTGTCAGCGAAGAGGAGGTCAAGGAAGCACTTGACTTTCTGCGTGAGGGATAG
- a CDS encoding DUF4738 domain-containing protein, which produces MTKQILHFLLMGLMLLGISACKQEKKSKDIITKIVPKPKLPSGPQQMSDFQYEKKIEWLGNAYTIRIRRFADKSLAMVHDEDGRKYYDNKIQLNILRQDGSTFYDRTFTKDDFREFTNNQYGKNGALVGFMFDRAEGNILYFGASVGSPDPNSDEYMPMDVTIDNMSHIRITKATQLDTPTDHPNSEEPKSELEMAEEDGV; this is translated from the coding sequence ATGACAAAACAAATACTCCACTTCCTACTCATGGGCTTGATGCTTTTAGGTATCAGTGCTTGCAAACAGGAAAAGAAATCGAAGGATATTATTACTAAGATTGTACCAAAGCCAAAGCTGCCGAGTGGTCCACAGCAGATGTCTGACTTCCAGTATGAGAAAAAGATAGAATGGCTTGGTAATGCATATACAATCCGCATCCGCCGTTTTGCGGACAAGTCGCTCGCCATGGTGCATGACGAGGATGGACGCAAGTATTACGATAATAAAATACAGCTTAACATCCTCCGGCAGGATGGCTCAACTTTCTATGACCGTACCTTCACAAAAGATGACTTCAGAGAGTTTACCAACAATCAGTACGGTAAGAATGGTGCACTCGTAGGCTTCATGTTCGACCGTGCAGAGGGCAATATTCTCTACTTCGGTGCCAGCGTCGGCTCTCCCGACCCTAACAGTGATGAATATATGCCAATGGACGTAACTATAGACAATATGAGCCATATCCGCATCACCAAAGCTACCCAGCTTGACACACCTACCGACCATCCCAACTCTGAAGAACCGAAATCGGAACTGGAAATGGCAGAGGAAGATGGGGTATAA
- a CDS encoding DUF438 domain-containing protein encodes MANKMKEFLPKIEMEKMQALQEVEEKYETGLITLEEAREVMRTKVGTIRPYHIAYMEQNLKTGDEDECIRADMRRMMELVEGFMDNSRPELPAGHPLIHYYKENDEMRRLLLAVEDLMQYPVIKNQWLELYDQIRQYPIHYQRKQNQLYPLLEKKGFDRPTTTMWIFDDIIRDEIKESVQLLETGDEETFIAAQEPFIAHARDLMEKEETILYPTSLALITPEEFEDMKSGDQEIGFAFFNVETPSTPDTQYSSPKEGFAEDLQALLSKYGYAAGPQQELDVATGKLTLEQVNLIYKHLPVDISFVDENELVKFYSDTDHRIFPRSKNVIGRQVSNCHPRKSVHIVEEIVEKFRSGEQDKAEFWINKPEVFIYIVYFAVRDAEGRFRGVLEMMQDCTHIRELTGSQTLLTWAGKDSSSDDSDSSVGSAEPATTNPTGDDGNESHAPSLDITSDTLLKDLFATYPHLKKELASRYPSFKMLNSPLGKLILKKATIRTASERSGLGEEQLVKLIKDCL; translated from the coding sequence ATGGCAAATAAGATGAAAGAGTTTCTCCCGAAAATCGAGATGGAGAAGATGCAGGCACTGCAGGAAGTTGAAGAGAAGTACGAAACTGGACTGATTACACTGGAAGAGGCACGTGAAGTGATGCGGACGAAGGTGGGAACAATCCGCCCTTATCACATCGCTTACATGGAACAGAACCTCAAGACGGGCGACGAAGACGAGTGCATACGGGCTGATATGCGCAGGATGATGGAACTCGTGGAAGGCTTCATGGATAACAGTCGCCCCGAACTGCCTGCCGGTCATCCGCTCATACATTATTATAAAGAGAACGATGAGATGCGCCGTCTGTTGCTTGCTGTGGAAGATCTCATGCAGTATCCGGTCATCAAGAACCAGTGGCTGGAGCTTTATGACCAGATACGTCAGTATCCCATCCACTATCAGCGCAAGCAGAATCAACTCTATCCTCTTCTGGAAAAGAAAGGCTTTGACCGTCCGACAACAACTATGTGGATCTTTGATGACATCATACGTGATGAAATCAAAGAGTCTGTGCAGCTGCTGGAGACAGGCGATGAGGAGACCTTCATTGCTGCACAAGAACCATTCATAGCACATGCCCGTGACCTGATGGAGAAAGAGGAGACAATTCTCTATCCCACCTCACTTGCACTTATTACGCCTGAAGAGTTTGAAGATATGAAATCGGGTGACCAGGAAATCGGCTTTGCATTCTTCAATGTGGAGACACCATCAACACCAGACACCCAATACTCATCACCCAAGGAAGGCTTTGCAGAAGACCTGCAAGCATTACTCAGCAAGTATGGATACGCTGCAGGACCACAGCAAGAACTGGATGTGGCAACAGGTAAGCTGACTCTGGAGCAGGTTAACCTTATTTACAAGCATCTACCAGTAGACATTTCTTTCGTGGACGAGAACGAACTGGTGAAGTTCTATTCCGATACGGACCACCGCATCTTCCCAAGGTCAAAGAATGTCATTGGCAGACAGGTGTCCAACTGTCACCCACGAAAGAGCGTACACATTGTAGAGGAAATCGTTGAGAAGTTCCGCAGTGGCGAACAGGACAAGGCGGAATTTTGGATTAACAAGCCGGAAGTGTTCATATATATTGTGTACTTTGCTGTGCGTGATGCCGAAGGTCGCTTCCGTGGCGTACTGGAGATGATGCAGGATTGTACGCATATCCGTGAGCTGACGGGTTCGCAGACATTGTTGACGTGGGCAGGGAAGGATAGCAGTTCTGATGATTCGGACAGTTCTGTTGGTTCTGCCGAACCTGCTACCACTAATCCAACTGGAGATGATGGCAATGAAAGCCATGCTCCATCCCTCGATATTACCTCCGACACCCTTCTGAAAGACCTTTTTGCGACCTATCCGCATCTCAAGAAAGAACTTGCTTCCCGCTACCCATCCTTCAAGATGCTGAACTCGCCATTGGGCAAACTTATCCTCAAGAAAGCAACTATCCGCACAGCCTCCGAACGTTCAGGACTGGGCGAAGAACAGCTTGTCAAGCTGATAAAGGACTGCCTGTAA